In Phragmites australis chromosome 24, lpPhrAust1.1, whole genome shotgun sequence, the following are encoded in one genomic region:
- the LOC133907877 gene encoding protein TIFY 11d-like, producing MKRVLRSVACRPESPATVPLTIFYEGRVLVFQNFRADKAMELIQLVGSLSTSQAPEKPATAEPSADLDLPPMARKASLQRFLQKRKHRQQSG from the exons ATGAAGAGGGTGCTTCGATCTGTTGCATGCAGGCCGGAGTCGCCTGCGACGGTGCCGCTGACCATCTTCTACGAGGGACGGGTGCTCGTGTTTCAAAACTTCCGGGCGGACAAGGCCATGGAGCTGATACAGCTGGTCGGGTCTTTGTCAACCTCGCAGGCGCCGGAGAAGCCAGCGACCGCCGAGCCATCAGCGGACCTCGACCTGCCGCCCATGGCGAGAAAGGCGTCTCTGCAGAGGTTCCTCCAGAAGAGGAAGCACAG GCAGCAGAGTGGATGA